One Phoenix dactylifera cultivar Barhee BC4 chromosome 14, palm_55x_up_171113_PBpolish2nd_filt_p, whole genome shotgun sequence DNA window includes the following coding sequences:
- the LOC120113006 gene encoding UDP-D-apiose/UDP-D-xylose synthase 2-like, whose translation MENLLRREPLKLVDGGSQRTFGYIKDAIEAVLLMIENPARANGQIFNVGNPNNEVTVKQLAEMMTEVYSKLSGDPPLEEHTIDASSKEFYGEGYDDSDKRIPDMTIINKQLGWSPKTSLWDLLESTLTYQHRTYAEAIKRTMAKPVASS comes from the exons ATGGAGAATCTTTTACGCCGTGAACCTTTAAAGCTTGTTGATGGTGGATCCCAAAGAACTTTTGGGTACATCAAGGATGCCATTGAAGCTGTTCTCTTGATGATT GAAAATCCTGCTCGAGCCAATGGCCAGATCTTTAATGTCGGAAATCCCAACAATGAAGTTACAGTAAAGCAACTTGCTGAAATGATGACAGAG GTGTATTCAAAGCTGTCAGGAGATCCACCATTGGAGGAGCATACCATTGATGCGAGCTCCAAGGAGTTTTATGGTGAAGGATATGATGACAGTGATAAACGGATTCCCGACATGACCATAATCAATAAACAACTTG GATGGAGTCCAAAGACATCGCTGTGGGACCTGCTGGAATCAACCTTGACATACCAGCACAGGACATATGCAGAAGCCATCAAAAGAACAATGGCAAAACCTGTTGCATCCAGTTAG